A window of the Megalopta genalis isolate 19385.01 chromosome 2, iyMegGena1_principal, whole genome shotgun sequence genome harbors these coding sequences:
- the mv gene encoding lysosomal-trafficking regulator mauve isoform X2: MTTALASRGDRITCATGAPRNLSEATLCPWFTSDELMSYEEDTRLRTEDREEDDDKEYEERLGMSSASANRLQIFWDHFIHAEPQSYEKSSWLDVFLSELLAQVREGRDVKDALSFCSVGGGGVSTLIACELLSDVHELCAKRVDGNELVGLKKYLSQDRGWRCLAILHLLGVRGLSCGRELVALLVALYPVALQEEISKDAKKDESKDPAKPLGVCEPNPYLKFHSNDDTVDTVVIVPHAKRRPSKSSRNGVCHEGNAASRRRASRRQSGAAKVPVHHKQRSLFGTFETRRNTPETASSESELLTDGVDQSRSLTLKIRLNPMDFEYFTSVVRDDEDQKWQAALYELPTRPAKKTPRDYIDERIKAVLNAKISNFETSLLIIQLLQGLRDYDTPAEQTPAVQVLKFALDTLWSLQFGIDGTGLSRTDCATLKAAAARLMLTALERVLRANEPTTTVIHNGLLPMTLRLLEDACSKPVNVFSPEEGSLLQEFIFATIYGIVTFLYCLLDQHGAAVEKLSDFLELFQLFTESQDGKLVERTILAIVVLPSVDAVKSITRARKVIDMIGALTSGLKSVRRDISHAENCGRSKHKSCVINVTSHHHTNVFGSAYAQPIVGAVNKQACCISSLFMTLTNLLRESHPFASELEVRIIEVCAAAGTCCCFPPRTLMSNVTSLLKRRDPATYAPAVALLERTFFKELGAYSESDICPTCDRPATRSWDFLELYGDLLTPDEPKLCYVVMAHLLKIGPSSRFQIRRELLKSVFYPTFLKAKSCYVADRSNAAAKFLVQSCLSAVSCLIVNTQICEWFTEANGLDEVLTLLSDTTFTRSVYALLEVVVIIEIWKSSSAVSNPVTFERSALNSLLRSLKHETEELLQSLEDLDRVEHSQNGQEIVVEQGEAEASVSTFPEVQDRPEVVATSPEPDNDADSYGKLNLYLSSAVWRAVAGVALSSPKFRQELSVHPLSEKSLRLFRMLAVRICTDSIMDTNKSAHRLFEALLTCCLTSPLCGCDVVMELRRALIETGVQLRRGLAVIVEALLKISLLKPAQEETIPQYTRHRLPTMTMDVMPDCAADDSSTGEYITADDGYEADIEVPGGSPRANTIKRGNSLGPMIEPRGNANAHPALCSLAVDLLIHFSEQGLDGDRGAIITAGLRKVAATCRESASSCATLAGSGVITKLLAGFRYIFASRDARYQDLRHAVLEVFTLLASQSISPSELVVYLSLFKVDTPPLLSLLESLFHLVVAARPQPNFILSFPVLAETKVTLKTQPEEHKNLEKAENLVRNFQKRHLDSGVCSPWSVHASCLPIGPELAWPVWLHGCSVSMWLRVERGTMASGKGTVISTSPLLDSDNESLSDWGVLSDNWSREDQSMSDIFSGTSVVAGSTSPPTPTSIIHLMSIGFESLVLETWLDLRSDNLILRLTRPDDKTNRTVSETSLPGLFPSGRWHHLALNVKDTVLNKRCAAMDVTLWVDGWKGMNALLPFDGLLVRKPGTTCVLLGQIGSSNIGAWYLSNLMVFRCPVFTKERALYLANLGPNYTNLAECILNTEKPDFAPLIASGALDGVREIRFEGGKFDANRRKSYGGTYLRHAVETKVSDTKIDWDAVMDATNSHLGELQNNLLLSYEAQNPNIVHLYPQAIANPAAVVRNLFPGQPGFRVVSAPEHRVSQQPPLSVSPILSVRLECQQYRGLIPAAILVGGVPIFLYLFARVVELNSTEEEQALALSIVLHLIRNDSELLNQYRAEGGTSLILRVLESPRCHAGSQMLKAMLDAACDSSILIKDISSGNHVLSQSCEAVITDPELIKGVLTAWRTWAKYDALNLLLQALLLLLRDQHSQREFNASQLNRVEIVDTILTLCKEHFLYEELGAVIDSTTGTAVVELIRALMGAPPEFAHLVAITDFLVLVHQASETYITHSRHNIYFLLPSLGQKEIVKVTNVATTSSSEESVGTLENSKLNKGLTNAQIQKNKIPKRKERRNGPSQDTSAGEDSGIAASDGSNPLSNEKQTTWTDEKKVCQGLVCEGLLLLLRDAVRVLPDSQVGSVLKHVLRAELLLVLANNPDARVRTALIKVVQIYLQRASDEEVNKFIKLKYFMHLANQIALYPGSEPLVVALENLVLIGPTVAAMPPLMAIIAKASANEPNVARPAVSFITDVIAKNPNSLRMLLEQGLIESLVQALVGSAHKGSSTSLYRDIVVLLVAVASKLLESPGSHQMQAILGLHLILNHMELKEKTHCTKTKSCVSVVRDAQVALFDGELDILLAKVSNQSGFRLRSTASYLASASHIALVFTTSSEQSDHGSRSSSFTSLHPQSTMATIREPGKGELLDRFRIVLTRAVEFITAADESPSANELQLTKRLFSILLHGLCNPLEKRNHWSRGWSARHALRNTAKIMVWLLAPHQSNNTRIFAVRSLMEEPKTRDMLSSLLEVHPQVEQKFTVFFWDLLQRRDEMPSADARICAEFKEALSIWDLAKGIEQASPGIWNEELALLRRELMRDRDIWIDSNLPAIQRIGHSFDLVGKLLTESAMTITRTVVDEQNQERKVLMERLKHSRAMEAQAVAKWRDLARRLTHERAAWHFEKSYPRSWELDPTEGPARVRIRLQRCHLNIDKRFFMADHQDKLQAAEIEAPLSYLFMTDRQDANASALIERLHTSERIRKMSQAKVVTPRAEMAGEVLIGETCLYFVPDNPDVPLHTDIALGGLDLAMVGGTAWRLEDIRELHRRRYQLQERAIEIFLITGRTYLLAFNSSKQRDEFANELNACNLPRRVPGDDLGEAITLWRSGALTNWEYITCLNKLAGRSYNDLMQYPVFPFVLADYTNEKIDLNKPKIYRNFSRPMAVQDKKNEQHYINNYNYLKQALSEGLNLIALNQEPFHYGSHYSNSGTVLHFLVRLPPFTSMFLCYQDDNFDIPDRTFHALATTWRLTSCDSTTDVKELIPEFFYLPEFLLNYEGFNFGVRQNGSRVGDVELPKWCGGDARLFVLAHRAALEADLVREVLPYWIDLVFGFRQTGKPAVEAINVFHPATYYGFNVEQIADPLERRAWETMVRTYGQTPAQLFTTAHLLPLQNIGNTIMHTSLPQVIEGVDGIKWGNYVGAPGNEPVLCWKHKHRAPLASLVPLMTGDVFGLPSYTTLLLGYTKEKSASMLSGTSVLGAALVSWSGTDGIARLKCKKEQPPRPLIKSSGLDPITILGSAPDCGQLWAGHLSGRVTVHTYTVVPGKIDFSSTPPCVLLAHRSRITTISLSRAFSISVTGDASGVIVIWDLNSLTYVRSISSEENYPIRLLAISETLGDIAVTYETSKTAENASSSQSELKVFTINARPVGSVLSRRKITSLCYSNAPEGVSVNVIATGLDNGVIRLWSSWDLRLVREILNGIKGCGAVIAIAWALDQHHLYAVTEDSTVLIWEGSKRLSNGTPKFVNLTSL, from the exons ATGACCACCGCTCTCGCGAGTCGCG GTGATCGGATTACGTGCGCCACCGGTGCTCCCCGCAATCTGTCCGAGGCCACCCTATGCCCGTGGTTCACCTCCGACGAGCTGATGAGCTATGAAGAGGACACCAGACTGAGGACCGAGGACCGCGAGGAGGACGACGATAAGGAGTACGAGGAACGTCTCGGCATGTCTTCGGCTTCCGCCAACAGGCTACAAATCTTCTGGGATCACTTCATCCACGCGGAACCGCAGAGTTACGAG AAATCATCCTGGCTGGACGTGTTCCTCTCGGAGCTGCTTGCTCAAGTTCGAGAAGGCCGTGACGTTAAAGATGCCCTATCATTTTG TTCTGTCGGTGGCGGTGGAGTCTCTACCCTGATTGCCTGCGAGCTGCTCTCGGACGTGCACGAGCTCTGCGCAAAGAGGGTTGACGGGAACGAGCTGGTCGGCCTGAAGAAGTACCTGTCGCAAGACCGTGGCTGGCGTTGCTTGGCGATCCTGCACCTGCTAGGAGTGAGAGGTCTCTCCTGTGGACGAGAACTGGTGGCACTGCTGGTGGCTTTGTATCCAGTCGCTCTTCAGGAAGAGATCAGCAAGGACGCAAAGAAGGATGAGAGCAAGGATCCTGCGAAACCTTTAGGCGTTTGCGAGCCCAATCCATATTTGAAGTTTCACAGCAACGACGACACCGTCGACACCGTAGTCATAGTCCCGCACGCGAAGCGCAGGCCGAGCAAATCCAGCCGGAACGGTGTCTGCCACGAGGGCAATGCCGCGTCAAGGAGAAGAGCTAGTCGGAGACAGAGCGGTGCGGCCAAGGTGCCGGTCCACCATAAGCAGAGATCACTATTCGGGACGTTCGAAACGCGGCGCAACACGCCGGAAACCGCGAGCAGCGAGTCCGAGCTGCTGACGGACGGCGTGGACCAGTCGCGCTCGCTCACCCTCAAGATACGCCTGAACCCCATGGACTTCGAGTATTTCACCTCAGTCGTCAGGGATGACGAGGACCAGAAGTGGCAGGCCGCTCTTTACGAGTTGCCGACCCGACCGGCTAAGAAGACGCCCCGGGATTACATCGATGAGAGGATCAAGGCCGTCTTGAACGCTAAAATCAGCAACTTCGAGACCAGCCTGCTGATCATCCAGCTGCTGCAAGGCCTGAGGGACTACGACACCCCGGCGGAGCAGACTCCGGCTGTACAGGTGCTGAAGTTCGCTTTGGATACCTTGTGGTCCCTTCAGTTTGGTATAGACGGGACTGGCTTATCCCGGACCGACTGTGCCACGCTGAAAGCAGCGGCTGCGAGGCTGATGCTAACGGCGCTGGAACGCGTTTTGAGGGCCAATGAGCCAACCACCACTGTCATACACAATGGACTATTACCGATGACTCTGAGGCTGCTGGAGGATGCTTGCAGTAAGCCGGTGAACGTCTTCTCGCCGGAAGAGGGCTCGTTGCTGCAGGAGTTCATCTTTGCCACTATCTACGGGATCGTGACCTTCCTCTATTGTTTGCTGGACCAGCATGGCGCCGCTGTGGAGAAGCTCTCGGACTTTCTCGAGTTGTTTCAATTGTTCACGGAGAGCCAGGACGGCAAGCTCGTCGAGAGGACCATCCTGGCGATCGTCGTTCTGCCGAGCGTCGACGCAGTCAAGTCGATAACACGTGCTAGAAAGGTGATAGACATGATAGGCGCGCTGACCAGTGGTTTGAAGTCCGTGCGACGTGACATTTCGCACGCAGAGAACTGCGGCCGATCgaaacataaatcttgtgtCATCAATGTCACCAGTCATCATCACACCAACGTATTCGGCAGCGCGTACGCGCAGCCGATCGTCGGTGCCGTGAATAAACAGGCCTGCTGCATCTCTTCTCTCTTCATGACTCTGACCAACCTCCTCAGAGAGTCCCATCCTTTCGCGAGCGAGCTAGAGGTGCGGATAATCGAGGTATGCGCCGCAGCAGGCACCTGTTGCTGTTttccgcccaggacgctcatgtcAAACGTCACATCCCTGCTGAAGAGACGCGATCCAGCGACCTACGCTCCAGCTGTCGCACTCCTCGAGCGCACCTTCTTTAAAGAATTAGGTGCCTACTCCGAGTCCGACATCTGTCCCACTTGCGACAGGCCAGCCACCAGATCCTGGGACTTCCTGGAGCTCTACGGAGATCTACTGACTCCCGATGAGCCAAAGCTTTGTTACGTCGTGATGGCTCATCTTCTTAAGATAGGGCCCAGCTCAAGATTCCAAATCAGGCGCGAGCTGCTGAAGTCCGTATTCTATCCGACTTTCCTTAAAGCCAAGTCCTGTTACGTAGCCGACAGGAGCAACGCGGCTGCCAAGTTCCTTGTCCAGTCCTGCCTCTCCGCCGTGTCTTGCCTGATCGTCAATACCCAAATTTGCGAGTGGTTCACAGAAGCGAACGGATTGGACGAAGTGTTGACGTTACTCTCAGACACGACCTTCACCAGGAGTGTGTACGCGCTGCTGGAAGTCGTGGTCATAATCGAGATCTGGAAATCGAGCTCCGCGGTCTCAAATCCTGTGACATTCGAGAGGTCCGCGCTAAATTCTCTACTCAGATCTCTTAAGCATGAAACTGAGGAACTGCTGCAATCTCTAGAAGATCTGGATAGAGTCGAACACAGTCAAAACGGTCAGGAAATAGTCGTTGAACAGGGCGAAGCAGAGGCTTCCGTTAGCACGTTTCCAGAAGTACAGGATCGTCCCGAGGTCGTTGCAACTTCCCCAGAACCGGACAACGATGCGGACTCGTATGGGAAATTGAATCTGTATCTGTCGAGCGCCGTTTGGAGAGCCGTAGCCGGTGTTGCCCTCAGCAGCCCGAAGTTCCGGCAGGAGCTGTCCGTGCATCCGTTATCGGAGAAGTCCCTACGGTTGTTTAGAATGTTAGCTGTGCGAATTTGTACGGACAGTATTATGG ATACGAACAAATCCGCGCACAGACTCTTCGAGGCTTTACTCACGTGCTGCCTAACGTCCCCGTTGT GTGGTTGCGACGTGGTCATGGAGTTGAGAAGAGCACTGATCGAGACGGGTGTTCAGTTGCGCCGCGGACTGGCTGTGATCGTTGAGGCCTTGCTCAAAATTTCGTTGTTAAAGCCTGCTCAAGAAGAAACTATACCACAGTACACCCGGCACAGA CTGCCGACCATGACGATGGATGTGATGCCGGATTGCGCCGCAGACGACAGCAGTACGGGAGAATATATAACCGCGGACGACGGGTATGAAGCTGACATCGAAGTACCCGGAGGGAGCCCTCGTGCCAACACAATCAAAAGAGGCAACTCCCTGGGACCAATGATTGAGCCCAGAGGGAACGCAAACGCGCACCCTGCTCTGTGCTCTCTAGCGGTCGACCTGTTGATCCATTTCAGTGAACA AGGCTTGGACGGCGATAGGGGGGCCATCATAACAGCAGGGTTGAGAAAGGTCGCAGCCACTTGCAGAGAAAGCGCCTCTAGTTGTGCTACCCTGGCAGGTTCTGGCGTGATCACGAAATTGTTGGCTGGTTTCCGGTACATATTCGCTAGCAGAGATGCCAGATACCAAG ACTTGCGACACGCCGTGCTGGAGGTGTTCACTTTGTTGGCGTCACAGTCGATTTCGCCATCGGAACTGGTCGTCTATCTTTCCCTGTTCAAAGTCGACACGCCTCCTCTTTTATCGCTGCTCGAGTCGCTTTTTCACCTGGTGGTGGCCGCCCGACCGCAGCCGAACTTTATTCTATCCTTCCCCGTGCTGGCTGAAACAAAGGTGACGTTGAAAACCCAACCAGAGGAGCATAAGAACCTGGAGAAGGCAGAAAACCTCGTGAGGAACTTCCAGAAAAGGCATCTCGACTCTGGCGTCTGCAGTCCATGGTCCGTCCACGCATCCTGCTTGCCGATTGGTCCTGAACTTGCTTGGCCCGTCTGGTTGCACGGCTGCTCGGTGTCCATGTGGTTGAGGGTCGAAAGAGGAACGATGGCGTCTGGAAAAGGGACGGTAATCAGCACATCACCTTTACTGGACTCGGATAACGAAAGCTTGTCCGACTGGGGCGTCCTGTCCGACAACTGGAGCCGCGAAG ACCAATCGATGTCTGATATTTTCTCGGGTACGTCAGTCGTAGCAGGTTCGACATCACCACCCACGCCGACGTCGATCATACATTTGATGTCGATCGGGTTCGAATCTCTGGTTCTCGAGACCTGGTTGGATCTTCGATCAG ATAACCTGATCCTACGGTTaacacgaccggacgataagaCAAATCGAACGGTCTCCGAGACATCCTTACCGGGTTTGTTTCCTTCCGGTCGATGGCACCATTTAGCATTGAATGTTAAGGATACTGTTTTGAACAAACGTTGCGCGGCGATGGACGTGACTCTTTGGGTAGACGGTTGGAAAGGGATGAATGCCCTGCTGCCATTTGACGGTCTGTTGGTGAGAAAACCGGGAACTACGTGCGTCCTGTTGGGTCAGATCGGCTCCAGCAATATCGGCGCCTGGTACCTCAGCAATTTGATGGTGTTCAG ATGTCCAGTGTTCACGAAAGAAAGAGCTTTGTACTTAGCGAACCTTGGGCCTAACTATACTAACCTCGCCGAATGTATATTAAACACCGAGAAGCCAGATTTCGCGCCATTGATCGCGTCCGGAGCGTTGGATGGAGTCCGAGAGATTCGATTCG AAGGCGGCAAGTTCGACGCGAACCGCAGGAAGTCTTATGGTGGCACCTACTTGAGACACGCAGTGGAGACCAAGGTGTCCGACACGAAGATCGACTGGGACGCGGTCATGGACGCCACGAACTCTCACCTGGGTGAACTGCAGAACAACCTGTTGCTTAGCTACGAGGCTCAGAATCCGAACATCGTGCATCTGTATCCTCAAGCTATTGCCAATCCTGCGG CCGTGGTAAGAAATCTATTTCCGGGTCAACCAGGTTTCAGGGTTGTCTCCGCGCCGGAGCACAGGGTGTCGCAACAGCCGCCATTGTCTGTGTCTCCAATCCTCTCCGTACGGTTGGAATGCCAACAGTACAGGGGACTGATACCCGCGGCCATCTTGGTAGGCGGTGTGCCTATATTCCTGTACCTGTTCGCCAGA GTCGTCGAGCTGAACTCCACCGAGGAAGAACAAGCGTTGGCTCTCTCGATAGTTCTGCACTTGATACGGAACGATTCCGAACTATTAAATCAGTACCGTGCAGAAGGCGGGACATCATTGATTCTACGGGTTCTGGAATCACCACGATGCCATGCGGGTAGTCAGATGCTAAAAGCAATGTTAGATGCAGCTTGCGATAGCTCGATTTTGATCAAAGATATTAGCAGTGGTAATCACGTGCTCTCGCAGAGCTGTGAGGCTGTCATCACCGATCCTGAACTAATTAAAGGTGTGCTTACTGCCTGGAGAACATGGGCAAAATATGACGCCTTGAACTTGCTGCTGCAGGCATTGCTCCTGTTGTTGAGGGACCAGCACTCGCAGCGTGAGTTCAACGCGTCGCAGTTGAACAGGGTCGAGATCGTTGACACGATCCTAACGCTGTGCAAG GAACATTTTTTGTATGAGGAATTGGGCGCTGTAATCGATTCCACGACGGGAACAGCAGTCGTAGAGCTGATCAGAGCTCTGATGGGAGCACCACCGGAGTTTGCTCACCTGGTGGCCATCACTGATTTCTTGGTTCTTGTTCATCAGGCCTCGGAAACATACATTACCCATTCGAGACACAACATATACTTTTTGTTGCCATCGCTCGGCCAGAAGGAGATAGTCAAAGTGACGAATGTAGCGACCACCAGTTCCTCGGAGGAGTCAGTTGGAACCTTGGAGAACAGTAAATTGAACAAAGGCTTAACAAACGCGCAGATCCAAAAAAACAAGATCCCGAAGAGGAAGGAACGTCGTAACGGTCCGTCTCAAGATACTAGCGCTGGGGAAGACTCCGGTATCGCGGCTAGCGATGGCTCCAATCCCCTCAGCAAC GAAAAACAGACGACGTGGACGGATGAGAAGAAAGTTTGTCAAGGTTTGGTTTGCGAAGGTCTCCTGCTATTACTTCGGGACGCGGTTCGAGTTCTACCTGACAGTCAAGTTGGCTCAGTGTTGAAACACGTTTTGAGAGCCGAGCTGCTGCTGGTGTTGGCCAACAACCCCGATGCTAGAGTTCGCACGGCGCTGATCAAG GTGGTGCAGATCTACTTGCAACGTGCCAGCGACGAAGAAGTGAACAAGTTCATCAAGCTGAAGTATTTCATGCACTTGGCTAATCAGATAGCATTGTATCCTGGCAGCGAGCCGCTGGTCGTGGCTTTAGAGAACCTAGTTTTAATAGGACCAACAGTGGCAGCGATGCCGCCACTGATGGCCATCATCGCCAAAGCGTCAGCCAATGAGCCGAATGTGGCCAGGCCAGCGGTGTCGTTCATCACCGACGTAATTGCAAAA AATCCAAATTCTCTAAGGATGCTACTCGAACAAGGACTGATCGAGTCGCTGGTGCAAGCGTTGGTTGGTAGTGCCCACAAGGGCAGTTCGACGTCCCTCTACCGCGATATCGTTGTACTGCTAGTAGCCGTCGCGTCGAAATTGTTGGAGTCTCCGGGTAGTCATCAGATGCAAGCAATCCTGGGTCTTCATCTAATCTTAAatcacatggaattgaaagaGAAAACGCATTGTACGAAGACCAAGAGCTGCGTGTCTGTGGTGAGAGACGCGCAAGTCGCCCTCTTCGACGGCGAGCTAGACATATTGTTGGCCAAAGTCTCGAATCAGTCAGGCTTCCGACTGCGAAGCACGGCATCGTATCTGGCTTCGGCATCGCACATCGCTTTGGTGTTCACGACATCCAGCGAACAAAGCGACCATGGCTCCAGATCGTCCAGCTTCACGAGTTTGCACCCACAATCGACAATGGCAACGATACGAGAGCCGGGTAAGGGAGAGCTACTGGACAgatttcgcatcgttttgactCGCGCAGTTGAATTCATAACGGCAGCAGACGAGTCACCGTCCGCTAACGAGCTTCAATTAACAAAGAGACTGTTCTCGATCCTCTTGCACGGCCTGTGCAATCCTCTCGAGAAGAGGAACCACTGGAGTAGGGGTTGGTCGGCTCGACACGCGCTCAGAAACACGGCGAAGATAATGGTGTGGCTGCTTGCACCTCATCAGAGCAACAACACAAGGATATTCGCTGTAAGATCGCTGATGGAGGAGCCAAAGACTCGTGACATGCTATCCTCATTGCTAGAGGTCCATCCACAAGTGGAGCAGAAGTTCACCGTGTTTTTCTGGGACCTGCTGCAAAGACGGGACGAGATGCCGAGCGCAGACGCGAGAATTTGCGCCGAATTCAAGGAGGCCTTGAGCATATGGGACCTGGCAAAGGGCATAGAGCAGGCCAGCCCGGGGATATGGAACGAGGAGCTAGCACTGCTTAGACGCGAGTTGATGAGAGACCGGGATATTTGGATCGATAGCAATCTGCCGGCGATACAGAGAATCGGCCACAGCTTCGACTTGGTCGGGAAGCTGTTAACAGAGAGTGCGATGACCATCACGCGGACGGTCGTCGATGAACAAAACCAAGAACGGAAAGTATTAATGGAAAGACTGAAGCATTCGAGGGCGATGGAGGCACAAGCGGTCGCCAAGTGGAGAGACCTAGCAAGACGTTTAACACACGAGAGAGCCGCCTGGCACTTCGAAAAAAGTTACCCGAGAAGCTGGGAGCTCGACCCTACTGAAGGACCAGCCAGAGTACGAATTCGGCTGCAACGCTGCCATCTGAACATCGACAAGAGGTTCTTCATGGCCGATCACCAGGATAAACTACAAGCAGCTGAGATCGAAGCACCGTTGTCTTATTTGTTCATGACTGATCGTCAAGACGCGAATGCCTCGGCGTTAATCGAGCGACTACACACCAGTGAGAGGATACGCAAAATGTCTCAGGCGAAAGTGGTTACACCTAGAGCTGAGATGGCCGGTGAGGTCCTGATCGGCGAGACTTGTCTCTACTTCGTACCTGACAACCCTGATGTACCCTTGCACACCGACATAGCTCTAGGAGGTCTCGATTTGGCTATGGTAGGCGGAACAGCCTGGCGTCTCGAAGACATCCGAGAACTGCACCGGAGGAGGTACCAGTTGCAAGAGAGAGCCATTGAGATATTCTTGATCACCGGCAGAACTTATCTACTGGCCTTCAACTCGTCGAAGCAACGGGACGAGTTTGCTAACGAACTGAACGCCTGCAATCTGCCTAGGCGGGTACCCGGCGATGACCTCGGCGAAGCCATCACACTCTGGCGAAGCGGAGCGTTGACCAATTGGGAGTATATCACTTGTCTGAACAAGCTGGCTGGTCGCTCTTACAACGACCTGATGCAATACCCAGTGTTCCCTTTCGTCCTGGCCGATTACACCAACGAGAAGATTGATCTGAACAAGCCGAAGATTTACCGGAACTTCAGCCGGCCTATGGCTGTGCAGGATAAGAAGAACGAGCAGCATTAcatcaacaactacaactatCTGAAACAGGCATTGTCAGAGGGGCTAAATCTGATCGCGTTAAATCAAGAACCGTTTCATTACGGGTCACATTACAGCAATTCTGGCACGGTGCTGCACTTTCTGGTAAGATTGCCGCCATTCACCAGCATGTTCCTCTGCTATCAAGATGATAACTTCGACATCCCCGATCGGACGTTTCATGCACTGGCCACCACCTGGAGATTGACCAGTTGCGACTCCACCACTGACGTCAAGGAATTGATACCCGAGTTCTTCTATCTACCGGAGTTTCTTTTGAACTACGAGGGATTCAATTTTGGGGTCCGACAAAATGGCAGTAGGGTAGGCGACGTTGAGCTGCCGAAGTGGTGCGGTGGAGACGCCAGGCTCTTCGTCCTTGCTCACAGGGCAGCATTAGAGGCAGATCTCGTCAGAGAGGTGTTACCCTATTGGATAGATCTTGTCTTCGGTTTCAGGCAGACCGGCAAACCAGCAGTCGAGGCTATAAATGTATTTCATCCCGCG ACTTATTACGGATTCAATGTCGAGCAAATAGCAGATCCTTTAGAGCGTCGGGCGTGGGAGACCATGGTGCGCACTTATGGCCAAACGCCGGCGCAATTGTTCACGACTGCTCACCTGCTGCCGCTCCAAAACATTGGGAACACCATTATGCATACGTCGTTGCCACAAGTTATCGAGGGTGTGGAtg GTATCAAATGGGGAAACTACGTGGGCGCGCCCGGAAACGAACCGGTTCTCTGTTGGAAGCATAAACATAGGGCACCGCTAGCGAGTTTGGTTCCTTTAATGACAGGGGACGTCTTCGGATTGCCCAGTTACACCACCCTTCTGCTCGGTTACACGAAAGAGAAAA GCGCAAGCATGTTGAGCGGGACATCCGTCCTAGGAGCTGCCCTGGTGTCCTGGAGCGGCACGGATGGTATCGCAAGACTGAAATGTAAAAAGGAACAACCACCGAGACCTTTGATCAAGTCATCAGGCCTCGACCCG ATCACTATACTAGGATCAGCGCCAGATTGTGGGCAATTATGGGCAGGTCACCTGTCCGGCAGGGTAACGGTTCACACGTACACCGTCGTGCCAGGAAAAATTGACTTCAGTTCCACGCCGCCATGCGTCCTTTTGGCTCACAGGAGCAGAATCACGACAATATCGCTTTCACGAGCGTTCAGTATATCGGTCACTGGTGACGCGAGTGGGGTCATAGTTATCTGGGACTTGAACAG TTTAACGTACGTAAGGTCAATATCTTCCGAGGAGAATTATCCTATTCGTTTGTTGGCGATCAGCGAGACCCTCGGTGATATTGCAGTCACTTACGAGACCAGCAAGACGGCGGAGAACGCGTCTTCGAGCCAGTCAGAATTGAAAGTATTCACCATAAATGCTAGACCGGTCGGTTCCGTTTTGTCTAGGAGAAAGATCACATCTCTTTGCTATAGTAACGCTCCTGAAGGAGTGTCCGTGAACGTTATCGCGACAGGATTAGACAACGGTGTGATAAGATTGTGGAGCAGTTGGGACTTGAGATTAGTTAGGGAAATACTGAATGGTATCAAGGGCTGTGGAGCAGTGATCGCAATCGCATGGGCGTTGGATCAGCATCATTTGTACGCGGTCACGGAGGACTCGACCGTTTTGATATGGGAGGGGTCCAAACGTCTGAGCAACGGTACCCCGAAATTCGTTAACTTAACGTCCCTCTAA